From the Longimicrobium sp. genome, one window contains:
- a CDS encoding serine/threonine-protein kinase, which translates to MYGIAGLLAGRTLAGRYLIEAVIGRGGMGAVYRAVDERLSRPVAVKVVGAVTTDPGELARLRQRFHREARAAAALRHPNVVQVHDFGTDPELDLDFLVMELMRGEDLAARLMRAGPPPLAESVDILRQAARGLSAGHRAGMVHRDVKPGNLFLEADDAHAGVHVRVLDFGIAQVGVEDGTMTQLTVYGQAPFSPAYASPEQLRGDDRITAASDVFSLGAVGYHLVTGTRPFTSAEPARAAAEVSDAVRLLRQRAPELDDATYAVLVRALARTPAERFPDAQAMSDALSGIAPGSAGARPRTVVPPSPAPFAPQPTYARSTPSPPPRPVAVPEDEGTRLYASEPQRVLAQATYPPYRVATPVPAHQPPAQPYGYAPPQQPMQAQPRPSLVRRFLRAAWEFTLTTVAVALFVASWALAIQGVVVDSRKRLLVGAAATILFTPLAVHRLSGRRGRYGFGVIGALVATLVAWRVVGRGGDPAIGLAAVFGMQVLACFLMTWLTRRRERDEQPYPTS; encoded by the coding sequence ATGTACGGGATCGCGGGATTGCTGGCCGGGCGCACGCTGGCCGGCCGCTACCTGATCGAGGCGGTGATCGGGCGCGGCGGGATGGGCGCCGTGTACCGCGCCGTCGACGAGCGCCTGTCGCGCCCGGTGGCGGTGAAGGTGGTCGGCGCGGTGACCACCGACCCCGGCGAGCTGGCGCGGCTGCGCCAGCGCTTCCACCGCGAGGCGCGCGCGGCCGCGGCGCTGCGGCACCCCAACGTGGTGCAGGTGCACGACTTCGGCACCGATCCCGAGCTGGACCTGGACTTCCTGGTGATGGAGCTGATGCGCGGCGAGGACCTGGCCGCGCGGCTGATGCGCGCCGGCCCGCCGCCGCTGGCCGAGTCCGTCGACATCCTCCGCCAGGCGGCGCGCGGCCTCTCCGCCGGCCACCGCGCGGGGATGGTGCACCGCGACGTGAAGCCCGGGAACCTGTTCCTGGAGGCCGACGACGCGCACGCCGGCGTGCACGTGCGCGTGCTGGACTTCGGCATCGCGCAGGTGGGGGTGGAGGACGGGACGATGACGCAGCTCACCGTCTACGGCCAGGCGCCGTTCTCGCCCGCGTACGCCTCGCCCGAGCAGCTGCGCGGCGACGACCGCATCACCGCCGCGTCGGACGTGTTCAGCCTGGGCGCGGTGGGATACCACCTGGTCACGGGGACGCGCCCGTTCACCTCCGCCGAGCCCGCGCGCGCCGCCGCCGAGGTGAGCGACGCCGTGCGCCTCCTCCGCCAGCGCGCGCCCGAGCTGGACGACGCGACCTACGCCGTGCTCGTCCGCGCCCTCGCGCGCACCCCCGCCGAGCGCTTCCCCGACGCGCAGGCGATGTCGGACGCGCTCTCCGGCATCGCACCGGGATCGGCGGGCGCGCGGCCGCGCACGGTCGTGCCGCCGTCACCCGCGCCGTTCGCGCCGCAGCCGACGTACGCGCGCTCGACGCCGTCGCCCCCGCCGCGTCCGGTCGCCGTGCCGGAGGACGAGGGGACGCGCCTCTACGCGTCCGAGCCGCAGCGGGTGCTCGCGCAGGCGACGTATCCCCCGTACCGCGTGGCGACACCGGTCCCCGCGCACCAGCCGCCCGCGCAGCCGTACGGATACGCGCCGCCGCAGCAGCCGATGCAGGCGCAGCCGCGGCCGAGCCTGGTCCGGCGCTTTCTCCGCGCGGCGTGGGAGTTCACGCTGACCACGGTGGCGGTCGCGCTCTTCGTCGCGTCGTGGGCCCTGGCGATCCAGGGCGTGGTCGTCGACAGCCGCAAGCGCCTGCTGGTGGGCGCGGCGGCCACGATCCTGTTCACGCCGCTGGCGGTGCACCGGCTCAGCGGGCGGCGCGGGCGCTACGGGTTCGGGGTGATCGGCGCGCTCGTCGCCACCCTCGTCGCGTGGCGCGTCGTCGGCCGCGGGGGCGATCCGGCGATCGGGCTGGCGGCGGTGTTCGGGATGCAGGTGCTCGCGTGCTTCCTGATGACGTGGCTCACCCGCCGCCGCGAGCGCGACGAGCAGCCGTACCCCACGAGCTGA
- a CDS encoding AAA family ATPase, with amino-acid sequence MAYLGEVRLRRDEVPSFERYPFSLPAVRGLHRLPLHPSVTYFVGENGSGKSTLLEAIAVACGFNPEGGALHEVEFATRESHTDLHRWLDVRIPGRLEMRGYFLRAESFYNVATAVERQDEEKWMKALPRRNRDLYGGRALHEQSHGEAFLALFEHRLHGRMLVLLDEPEAALSPIRQMSFLTLLHRHVRAGAQFVIASHSPIVLAYPVAWIYHFGEEGVRRTEYEETEHYQVYRDFLQNRELSLRVLLGEEE; translated from the coding sequence GTGGCCTACCTGGGCGAGGTGCGGCTGCGGCGCGACGAGGTGCCGTCGTTCGAGCGGTATCCGTTCTCCCTTCCCGCCGTGCGCGGGCTGCACCGCCTCCCCCTCCACCCTTCCGTCACCTACTTCGTCGGCGAGAACGGCAGCGGCAAGAGCACGCTGCTGGAGGCCATCGCCGTGGCGTGCGGCTTCAACCCCGAGGGCGGCGCGCTGCACGAGGTGGAGTTCGCCACGCGCGAGTCGCACACCGATCTCCACCGCTGGCTCGACGTACGCATCCCCGGGCGGCTGGAGATGCGCGGCTACTTCCTGCGCGCGGAGAGCTTCTACAACGTGGCCACGGCTGTGGAGCGGCAGGACGAGGAGAAGTGGATGAAGGCGCTGCCGCGGCGCAACCGCGACCTGTACGGCGGGCGCGCGCTGCACGAGCAGTCGCACGGCGAGGCGTTCCTGGCGCTGTTCGAGCATCGTCTCCATGGACGGATGCTGGTGCTGCTGGACGAGCCCGAGGCCGCGCTCAGCCCCATCCGGCAGATGAGCTTCCTCACGCTCCTGCACCGCCACGTGCGCGCGGGCGCGCAGTTCGTCATCGCCAGCCACTCGCCCATCGTGCTGGCGTATCCCGTCGCGTGGATCTACCACTTCGGCGAGGAGGGGGTGCGGCGAACGGAGTACGAGGAGACGGAGCACTACCAGGTGTACCGCGACTTCCTGCAGAACCGCGAGCTGAGCCTGCGCGTGCTGCTGGGAGAGGAGGAGTGA
- a CDS encoding YciI family protein: MFVLLLKYLKPIDEVERLTPAHREWLDRFYREGKFIVSGPREPRTGGVIIADVENELEAMKIIVDDPFFAEKVADYELIRFTPTKHDARFAPFLDRAAA; encoded by the coding sequence ATGTTCGTGCTGCTGCTGAAGTACCTCAAGCCCATCGACGAGGTGGAGCGCCTGACGCCCGCGCACCGCGAGTGGCTGGACCGCTTCTACCGCGAGGGGAAGTTCATCGTCAGCGGCCCGCGCGAGCCGCGCACCGGCGGCGTGATCATCGCCGACGTGGAGAACGAACTGGAGGCGATGAAGATCATCGTCGACGACCCGTTCTTCGCCGAGAAGGTGGCCGACTACGAGCTGATCCGCTTCACCCCCACGAAGCACGACGCGCGCTTCGCCCCGTTCTTGGACCGCGCCGCCGCCTGA
- a CDS encoding 3'(2'),5'-bisphosphate nucleotidase CysQ — translation MTDYNADLELAIRAIRAAGEAILPAFHAEQEVRFKAPDQPVTDADLAADRILHEMLLGARPEYGWLSEETRDSPARLAKERLWVVDPIDGTNSFVKGIAEFAVSIGLVDGGEPVLGVVFNPATDELYHAVAGGGAFLNGAPIRVSATDERAQARTLIGSRWEIRRGELAHFVEPWRVSPLGSTAYKMAKVADGTADVFVSSGPKNEWDVAGAAVLVTEAGGRVTGPLGEPFRYNQPNPAWRGVVASNGLLHDAVLAMNPSHLPGS, via the coding sequence GTGACGGACTACAACGCCGACCTGGAGCTGGCGATTCGGGCGATCCGCGCGGCGGGCGAGGCCATCCTGCCGGCGTTCCACGCGGAGCAGGAGGTGCGCTTCAAGGCGCCGGACCAGCCGGTGACCGACGCCGACCTCGCCGCGGACCGCATTCTCCACGAGATGCTGCTGGGCGCGCGGCCGGAGTACGGCTGGCTGTCGGAGGAGACGCGCGACTCGCCGGCACGGCTGGCGAAGGAGCGGCTCTGGGTGGTCGACCCCATCGACGGCACCAACTCGTTCGTGAAGGGGATCGCCGAGTTCGCCGTCAGCATCGGGCTGGTGGACGGCGGCGAGCCCGTGCTGGGCGTCGTCTTCAATCCCGCCACGGACGAGCTGTACCACGCGGTCGCGGGCGGCGGCGCGTTCCTGAACGGCGCGCCCATCCGCGTCTCGGCGACGGACGAGCGCGCGCAGGCGCGGACGCTCATCGGCTCTCGCTGGGAGATCCGCCGCGGCGAGCTGGCGCACTTCGTGGAGCCGTGGCGCGTGTCGCCACTCGGCAGCACCGCGTACAAGATGGCGAAGGTGGCCGACGGCACCGCCGACGTCTTCGTCTCCTCGGGCCCGAAGAACGAGTGGGACGTGGCGGGCGCCGCCGTGCTCGTCACCGAGGCCGGCGGCCGCGTCACCGGGCCGCTCGGCGAGCCGTTCCGCTACAACCAGCCGAACCCCGCCTGGCGCGGCGTGGTCGCCAGCAACGGCCTGCTGCACGACGCCGTGCTGGCGATGAACCCGTCGCATCTCCCCGGTTCCTGA
- a CDS encoding type II toxin-antitoxin system VapC family toxin: protein MIVADTNLIGYFIIQGPFTADAEAVFYKDPLWAAPILWRSEMRNVLWKYVRSRQITLAVALKAMEAAEKLLHGKEFQVESQSVLSLADGSGCAAYDCEFVHLAQARGWKLVTADAKLLAQFPGTAVSLQDFVK from the coding sequence GTGATCGTAGCGGACACCAATCTGATCGGGTACTTCATTATCCAAGGCCCGTTTACGGCTGATGCCGAGGCTGTGTTCTACAAGGATCCACTGTGGGCTGCGCCGATCCTGTGGCGCAGCGAGATGCGCAACGTACTCTGGAAGTATGTCCGGTCGCGTCAGATTACGCTGGCGGTCGCGCTGAAAGCCATGGAGGCGGCGGAGAAGCTGCTGCACGGTAAGGAGTTCCAAGTCGAGTCGCAGTCGGTGCTCTCGCTTGCGGATGGGTCAGGGTGTGCGGCTTACGATTGTGAGTTCGTGCATCTGGCCCAAGCCCGCGGGTGGAAGCTGGTTACAGCTGATGCAAAGCTGCTGGCGCAGTTTCCAGGTACGGCCGTGAGCCTTCAGGATTTTGTGAAGTGA
- a CDS encoding Arc family DNA-binding protein, whose amino-acid sequence MATLTLKGIPDELLDRLRRRAELHRRSLNSEALYVLEQSVGPVRFDPEEMLARVRAVRAEIGEVIPLTPEMFEEAVNEGRP is encoded by the coding sequence ATGGCTACGCTGACGCTCAAGGGTATTCCGGACGAACTGCTCGATCGGCTCCGCAGGCGCGCGGAACTGCATCGCCGCAGCCTGAATAGCGAGGCGCTTTATGTGCTGGAGCAATCGGTCGGGCCGGTAAGGTTCGATCCCGAGGAAATGCTTGCTCGCGTACGTGCTGTGCGTGCAGAGATCGGTGAGGTCATACCGCTTACCCCGGAAATGTTCGAAGAAGCGGTCAACGAGGGCCGGCCGTGA
- a CDS encoding HD domain-containing phosphohydrolase: MSGAAPRLLVADDDAAIRKALRLILAQYDVREAGDGAEALRLFEEGGADLVLSDLQMPVMSGLELLRRVKASDDSAAFIILTGAGTVENAVQALRLQADDYLVKPFNVDEVLLACERALEHRRLVRENRGYQQHLEGRVAEQAKQMESMMVDALRSLATAIDTRDDYTGGHVERVSRYAAATGRELGLSGDELRALWIGAMLHDVGKIGVSDTILRKPGALTPEEYAEMKRHPEIGARVMDSSSFLRPGLPAVLHHQERWDGTGYPAGLRGEEISLHGRIVAVVDCYDAMVTSRPYRGANTDEAAFAEIRACAGTQFDPRVVEAFVRAAERGFPQDPDTPVLPDRS; this comes from the coding sequence GTGAGCGGCGCCGCGCCCCGCCTGCTCGTCGCCGACGACGACGCGGCGATCCGCAAGGCGCTCCGCCTCATCCTCGCCCAGTACGACGTGCGCGAGGCGGGTGACGGCGCCGAGGCGCTGCGCCTGTTCGAGGAGGGCGGCGCCGACCTGGTGCTCAGCGACCTGCAGATGCCGGTGATGAGCGGGCTGGAGCTGCTGCGCCGGGTGAAGGCGTCGGACGACTCCGCCGCATTCATCATCCTGACCGGCGCGGGGACGGTGGAGAACGCCGTGCAGGCGCTGCGGCTGCAGGCCGACGACTACCTGGTCAAGCCCTTCAACGTGGACGAGGTGCTGCTGGCGTGCGAGCGCGCGCTGGAGCACCGCCGGCTGGTGCGCGAGAACCGCGGCTACCAGCAGCATCTCGAAGGCCGGGTCGCCGAACAGGCGAAGCAGATGGAGAGCATGATGGTGGATGCGCTCCGCTCCCTCGCCACCGCCATCGACACGCGCGACGACTACACCGGCGGCCACGTGGAGCGCGTCTCGCGCTACGCGGCGGCCACGGGGCGCGAGCTGGGGCTGTCGGGCGACGAGCTGCGCGCCCTGTGGATCGGCGCCATGCTGCACGACGTGGGGAAGATCGGGGTGAGCGACACCATCCTGCGCAAGCCCGGCGCGCTGACGCCCGAGGAGTATGCGGAGATGAAGCGCCACCCCGAGATCGGGGCGCGGGTGATGGACAGCAGCTCGTTCCTGCGCCCGGGCCTTCCCGCCGTGCTCCACCACCAGGAGCGGTGGGACGGCACCGGCTACCCGGCCGGCCTGCGCGGCGAGGAGATCTCGCTGCACGGGCGGATCGTGGCGGTGGTGGACTGCTACGACGCCATGGTTACCTCGCGCCCCTACCGCGGCGCCAACACCGACGAGGCCGCGTTCGCCGAGATCCGCGCCTGCGCCGGCACCCAGTTCGACCCGCGCGTGGTGGAGGCCTTCGTCCGCGCCGCCGAACGCGGCTTCCCGCAAGACCCCGACACGCCCGTCCTCCCCGACAGAAGCTGA
- a CDS encoding ATP-binding protein, with product MDLEVLVLLVDRERERDELTALLQRCRPTLALLTGRRRVGKTYLLARAWPEDVLFLYTAAQTTPELNRRQLLRDLAAWSGEEIQPEDHPTWRSVFRLVADIATRRAAAEPSKATAFVLDEFQYLADGGEGVAAVASELNAVWEQINRPAQPSIPLLIVLSGSAVSTMEALAGGGAPLYGRFSWHQKLQPFTYWHAAELAPFTDLRDRAYLYGIFGGTPRYLAAVDPTRSLAENAADLLLSPRGEVRQLVETALDQEEGLREVPKYRAILRAVADGCTERNEIAQRAGLANDHGLRSKLSTLVELGYLEERRNVDARPNEAVRYAIADAAFRFYHRFVAPNASILERYPPADVWEVSAAPDLDAYMGLEFERIATQAYDRRASALGLPMVERWGRWEGVDRMRRSLEIDVVAPLANGRTMTGAIKWDYAPIGAAVHRRHLEMLSRAADAGRAWAHAGLKADAPLFYVAAKGFTRNFREEAEESGHPVILWSLEELYAT from the coding sequence TTGGATCTGGAGGTTCTGGTGCTGCTGGTCGACCGCGAACGGGAACGCGATGAGCTGACCGCGCTGCTGCAGCGTTGCCGGCCGACGCTCGCGCTGCTCACCGGGCGCCGGCGTGTCGGCAAGACGTACCTCCTCGCCCGCGCGTGGCCGGAGGATGTGCTCTTTCTCTACACGGCCGCCCAGACCACGCCGGAGCTGAATCGCCGGCAGCTGTTGCGCGACCTGGCCGCATGGTCCGGGGAGGAGATCCAGCCGGAGGATCACCCGACGTGGCGCTCCGTTTTCCGCCTGGTCGCCGACATCGCCACGCGGCGTGCCGCCGCCGAGCCGTCGAAGGCCACCGCTTTCGTTCTCGACGAGTTCCAGTACCTGGCGGATGGCGGGGAAGGGGTCGCCGCAGTGGCTTCGGAGCTCAACGCGGTGTGGGAGCAGATCAACCGACCCGCCCAGCCTTCCATTCCCCTGCTGATCGTCCTCTCGGGCTCGGCCGTGTCCACCATGGAGGCGCTCGCCGGCGGAGGAGCGCCGCTGTACGGGCGCTTCTCGTGGCACCAGAAGCTGCAGCCGTTCACCTACTGGCACGCGGCGGAGCTGGCGCCGTTCACGGACCTTCGCGACCGTGCGTATCTCTACGGCATCTTCGGCGGCACGCCGCGCTACCTGGCCGCGGTCGATCCCACGCGCTCGCTGGCCGAGAACGCCGCGGACCTGCTGCTCTCCCCGCGCGGCGAGGTGCGGCAGCTGGTGGAGACGGCCCTGGACCAGGAGGAGGGGCTCCGGGAGGTGCCCAAGTACCGGGCGATCCTGCGTGCGGTCGCCGACGGCTGCACGGAGCGGAACGAGATCGCCCAGCGCGCCGGGCTGGCGAACGACCACGGGCTCCGCTCCAAGCTGTCGACGCTCGTGGAGCTCGGTTACCTGGAAGAGCGCCGCAACGTCGATGCAAGACCGAACGAGGCAGTGCGCTACGCCATCGCCGATGCCGCGTTCCGCTTCTATCACCGCTTCGTGGCGCCGAATGCCTCGATCCTCGAGCGCTATCCCCCCGCCGACGTTTGGGAGGTGTCCGCGGCGCCCGACCTGGATGCGTACATGGGACTGGAGTTCGAGCGAATCGCCACCCAGGCCTACGACCGCCGTGCATCCGCCCTGGGGCTGCCGATGGTGGAGCGCTGGGGCCGATGGGAAGGGGTGGACCGGATGCGCCGCTCGCTGGAGATCGACGTCGTGGCGCCGCTCGCGAACGGGCGGACGATGACCGGCGCGATCAAGTGGGACTACGCACCGATCGGCGCCGCCGTGCATCGCCGGCACCTCGAGATGCTGAGCCGCGCGGCCGACGCCGGACGCGCGTGGGCGCACGCTGGATTGAAGGCGGACGCACCGCTGTTCTACGTGGCGGCGAAGGGATTCACGCGCAACTTCCGCGAGGAAGCCGAGGAGAGCGGGCATCCGGTGATCCTCTGGTCGCTGGAGGAGCTGTATGCGACGTGA
- a CDS encoding electron transfer flavoprotein subunit alpha/FixB family protein gives MAGIFAFAESRDGELRKVAQEVVTAARKLADAAGTEVHAVALGGSGLSGAAGELGKYGADKVFVGESGAFDRYSPEGFTTVIVNFIKEHGCDAALFPATALGKDLAPRVAARLGVDYLSDATGLDAEGGAVSVTRPRYAGKVFGKVAVSQKPAVISIRPNVFQAAESPKAGAVESLDVDLGSADFGAVVTEIKAAAGEKLDVSEAPIVISGGRGLQDPANFKLLEELAEAFGGRAAVGASRAVVDAGWRPHGDQVGQTGKTVAPTLYIAVGISGAIQHLAGMRTSRYIVAINKDPEAPIFKVADYGIVGDLFQILPRMTEEVKKLMA, from the coding sequence ATGGCAGGGATTTTCGCGTTCGCGGAGTCGCGCGACGGCGAGCTGCGCAAGGTGGCGCAGGAGGTGGTGACGGCCGCCCGCAAGCTGGCCGACGCCGCCGGCACCGAGGTGCACGCGGTGGCGCTCGGCGGCTCCGGCCTGTCCGGCGCCGCGGGCGAGCTGGGGAAGTACGGCGCCGACAAGGTGTTCGTCGGCGAGTCGGGCGCGTTCGACCGGTACTCGCCCGAGGGGTTCACGACCGTGATCGTGAACTTCATCAAGGAGCACGGCTGCGACGCGGCGCTCTTCCCCGCCACCGCGCTGGGGAAGGACCTGGCGCCGCGGGTGGCCGCGCGTCTCGGCGTCGACTACCTGAGCGACGCCACGGGGCTGGACGCCGAGGGCGGCGCCGTCTCCGTCACCCGGCCGCGCTACGCGGGGAAGGTGTTCGGCAAGGTGGCCGTCTCGCAGAAGCCTGCGGTGATCTCCATTCGCCCCAACGTCTTCCAGGCGGCGGAGAGCCCGAAGGCCGGCGCCGTCGAGTCGCTCGACGTCGATCTCGGCTCGGCCGACTTCGGCGCGGTGGTGACGGAGATCAAGGCCGCCGCGGGCGAGAAGCTGGACGTGTCCGAGGCGCCCATCGTGATCAGTGGCGGGCGCGGGCTGCAGGATCCCGCGAACTTCAAGCTGCTGGAGGAGCTGGCCGAGGCGTTCGGCGGACGCGCGGCGGTCGGCGCGTCGCGCGCGGTGGTCGACGCCGGGTGGCGCCCGCACGGCGACCAGGTGGGGCAGACGGGGAAGACGGTGGCGCCCACGCTGTACATCGCCGTCGGCATCAGCGGCGCCATCCAGCACCTCGCGGGGATGCGCACCAGCCGCTACATCGTGGCCATCAACAAGGACCCCGAGGCGCCGATCTTCAAGGTGGCCGACTACGGCATCGTCGGCGACCTCTTCCAGATCCTCCCGCGCATGACCGAAGAGGTGAAGAAGCTGATGGCCTGA
- a CDS encoding electron transfer flavoprotein subunit beta/FixA family protein: protein MKSIVCVKRVPDTEARIRIAGDGSSIDPSGVKFVLNPYDEFAVEAALKHKEAAGQGEVTVISVGDASSAETLRTALAMGADAAVLLKADRTPEGLAAAKVLAAEIEGREYDLVLFGMKAIDDDLQAVGPMVAELLGIPVVSAVTEFSVDNGKVTAHREIEGGAEVVELRMPCALTITKGAYEPRYASLKGIMAAKKKPLEEKPASVDAPAAQATLSYPPERQAGRIVGEGPDAVPELLRLLRTEAKVI from the coding sequence GTGAAGAGCATCGTGTGCGTAAAGCGCGTCCCGGACACCGAGGCGCGCATTCGCATTGCCGGCGACGGGAGCAGCATCGACCCGTCGGGCGTGAAGTTCGTGCTGAACCCGTACGACGAGTTCGCCGTCGAGGCGGCGCTGAAGCACAAGGAAGCCGCGGGGCAGGGCGAGGTCACCGTGATCAGCGTGGGCGACGCGTCGTCGGCCGAGACGCTGCGCACGGCGCTGGCCATGGGCGCCGACGCCGCCGTGCTGCTGAAGGCCGACCGCACCCCCGAGGGGCTTGCCGCCGCGAAGGTGCTGGCCGCGGAGATCGAGGGGCGCGAATACGATCTCGTCCTCTTCGGAATGAAGGCCATCGACGACGACCTGCAGGCGGTGGGGCCGATGGTGGCCGAGCTGCTGGGGATCCCGGTCGTTAGCGCGGTGACGGAGTTTTCCGTCGACAACGGGAAGGTGACGGCGCACCGCGAGATCGAGGGCGGCGCCGAGGTGGTGGAGCTGCGCATGCCGTGCGCGCTGACCATCACCAAGGGCGCGTACGAGCCGCGCTACGCGTCGCTGAAGGGAATCATGGCGGCCAAGAAGAAGCCGCTGGAGGAGAAGCCCGCCAGCGTCGACGCGCCGGCCGCGCAGGCCACGCTGTCGTATCCACCCGAGCGCCAGGCCGGCCGCATCGTGGGCGAGGGCCCCGACGCCGTCCCCGAGCTGCTGCGGCTGCTGCGCACGGAAGCCAAAGTGATCTGA
- a CDS encoding alpha/beta fold hydrolase, with amino-acid sequence MDGPEGDDGREREEDGREQRDEQPAEEPKRRGLFGVTPRRAAAGLGAAAAAAYAVYLLGAGRGRRRPVTELPNALGMRLDYVPWGDVHYAWYGREGRGRPLVLLHSINAVASAHEMRPLARAFLRDRDRPVYALEWLGFGHSDRPEIDYTPDVLEDQLEHFLERVLRPAGGADIVGLSLGATYAAEVARRRPDLVRSLVAIEPAGLGDEPAEIGRGWSRLLFTLPGVQRAFYDRLTTPEALAKFARDNLFTPEFGVPDEYVNFAAETARVEGAPRPLDDFLSGRMFPEEALETFRRLRQPLLVIHGSVENRRMESYTRIPELDGRANATVISLPTGAMPHWERAREVVARIRDFHDSLESQRRAAE; translated from the coding sequence ATGGACGGGCCTGAGGGCGACGACGGCAGGGAGCGCGAGGAGGACGGGCGCGAGCAGCGGGACGAGCAGCCCGCGGAGGAGCCGAAGCGGCGCGGGCTGTTCGGGGTGACGCCCCGGCGCGCCGCGGCGGGGCTGGGCGCGGCCGCGGCCGCCGCCTACGCCGTGTACCTGCTGGGCGCGGGGCGCGGCCGCCGCCGCCCGGTGACCGAGCTTCCCAACGCGCTGGGGATGCGGCTGGACTACGTGCCCTGGGGCGACGTGCACTACGCCTGGTACGGGCGCGAGGGGCGCGGGCGGCCGCTGGTGCTGCTGCACTCCATCAACGCCGTGGCCAGCGCGCACGAGATGCGGCCGCTGGCGCGCGCCTTCCTGCGCGACCGCGACCGCCCCGTGTACGCGCTGGAGTGGCTGGGCTTCGGGCACAGCGACCGGCCCGAGATCGACTACACGCCCGACGTGCTGGAAGACCAGCTCGAGCACTTCCTGGAGCGCGTGCTGCGCCCCGCCGGCGGCGCCGACATCGTCGGCCTGTCGCTCGGCGCCACGTACGCGGCCGAGGTGGCGCGGCGGCGGCCCGACCTGGTGCGCTCGCTGGTGGCCATCGAGCCCGCCGGCCTGGGCGACGAGCCGGCGGAGATCGGGCGAGGATGGTCGCGCCTCCTCTTCACCCTCCCCGGCGTGCAGCGGGCCTTCTACGACCGGCTGACCACGCCCGAGGCGCTGGCGAAGTTCGCGCGCGACAACCTGTTCACCCCCGAGTTCGGGGTGCCCGACGAGTACGTCAACTTCGCGGCCGAGACGGCGCGGGTGGAAGGGGCGCCGCGGCCGCTGGACGACTTCCTGAGCGGGCGGATGTTCCCCGAGGAGGCGCTGGAGACCTTCCGCCGGCTGCGCCAGCCGCTGCTGGTGATCCACGGCAGCGTGGAGAACCGGCGGATGGAGAGCTACACGCGCATCCCCGAGCTCGACGGGCGCGCGAACGCCACCGTGATCTCGCTGCCCACCGGCGCCATGCCGCACTGGGAGCGCGCCCGCGAGGTGGTCGCCCGCATCCGCGACTTCCACGACTCGCTCGAAAGCCAGCGCCGCGCGGCGGAGTAG